GTCCATACTATCCCTCCAATCTCTCCTTCAGCTTTTTCCTCAGAATGGAACTTCTCGAAGTAACTCCCCCTTTGGAAAGGACCTTTATAACCCTTTTTATCCTTTCGGCAGGAGCTACCACGACCAATAGGTCAAGTGCTTCTATTACCGTATCACTGTTGGGAGTATAGATAACTCTTCCGTCCCTTTTTCTTATTGCTATGATGGTTATTCCAAATTTGTTCTTTAACTTTAATTCCTTCAGGCTTTTTCCTACTAATGGAGAGTTCGGTTGAACCATAAATTCCTCGATATCTATAAAAACATGTTCCCCGAATAGTATTTCCTCTAAAAGAGATTTCTCTCCGAAAATAGGAGGTTTCTTAGCAAGAACGGAAATCCTCTTTGAGACTATTGAGGGTATTGTCTCTACAAAGTCAGCTCCCACAAGCTTAAGTTTTTCTGAAAACTCGGAATTCTTCACAATTCCTAAGATGAAAAATGGATATATATTTTCCTTATTAACTATGTTCTTAACAGTAAGGGTTACAGCTAAGTTCTTGTAATCGTTGTCTGTAGCTACTATTGCTCCTACAGCAGACTTTACATTTGCAAGATAGACACTATTTTCCTTTGTAGGGTCGAGTTTAAGGTAGTATCTAATTTGGTGTTCTTCTGCAAACTCCTCAAGCTTATCGTCGTCACTAATTACAACTACAGGAATACCGTTTTTTCGAAGTTCAAAAATCAGTTCTGTCACGTAGTCGTTAAAGCCAAAGATTAGGTAGTGTCCCTTCAAAGCTGAAATATCCCCTACCATTTTTCTAAACCTCAAAATTTTTATGAGTTCTCCACTCGATACAAGGTCAATCAAAACTGCTAAGGAGTAACCCATTACTGCTCCAACACCTATAACCATTACAAAGAGGTTGAATACCCTATCCCTGTTTGTCATATCCCACATCTCACCGTAACCGATTGTCGTAACTGTAAGTACTGTCATGTAGAAAGCTCTAAGAAGGTCAACACCCGAAATTACCATGTAACCGATAGTTGAGGCCATTACAGTTACGAGGGCGATTATGAGGGGAGCTCTAAACTTCATTAGAATTTCAAGTATCTTTTCCTCGCTGTACTTTTTAGGTAGTAACTTTTTCAATTA
The window above is part of the Balnearium lithotrophicum genome. Proteins encoded here:
- a CDS encoding potassium channel family protein; its protein translation is MKKLLPKKYSEEKILEILMKFRAPLIIALVTVMASTIGYMVISGVDLLRAFYMTVLTVTTIGYGEMWDMTNRDRVFNLFVMVIGVGAVMGYSLAVLIDLVSSGELIKILRFRKMVGDISALKGHYLIFGFNDYVTELIFELRKNGIPVVVISDDDKLEEFAEEHQIRYYLKLDPTKENSVYLANVKSAVGAIVATDNDYKNLAVTLTVKNIVNKENIYPFFILGIVKNSEFSEKLKLVGADFVETIPSIVSKRISVLAKKPPIFGEKSLLEEILFGEHVFIDIEEFMVQPNSPLVGKSLKELKLKNKFGITIIAIRKRDGRVIYTPNSDTVIEALDLLVVVAPAERIKRVIKVLSKGGVTSRSSILRKKLKERLEG